One genomic segment of Rubripirellula amarantea includes these proteins:
- a CDS encoding PilW family protein, whose product MNLSKLNFAKRRRGFTLVELLIAMTITLLLMAALAKSFGAIGKSIKKGRSQITLSSQARTIGFQLRSDLRTLSVSASPPVVASDDGGYFMYYEGPLTEHSFAMYGAQPTRTNPDDGTVVGEGDTATPPFEEINSPTYRRFSKYGDFDDYLAFTAEAPSGQWFSGKVPAYLVDDTATDPMEPRVIRSKFAEIIIWASPKWQVDPATNDIIYAPASIAPGSAGFAKDSGMPLYVDANNDLVPDEIVLHQRTLLIRPDLNVRRRVPDISGNALFAHDATVLRPMTPPAPTSPPAADVVPYALAGIYPIGVSNNTSGTAPPIRFPNYAHPTSETDNRFVFESNWLVGMAPLHQFFDISLRRVVHPRTGEPTPYVAANSLADLTEPQNRFAHVRYPGRYMGTSRGTFASGDLMTSMPLLAVGWNDALLNWNWQGTTDPRATTGGATPPRPAWFPTAHSSTTSLNVPANRGIGLFNGWLLPHFELGDPNPTGTTNGGHWQRGYIPAGTPIATDPRWDRTGEDVIATGILSFDVKGFDPSAPVFITSGPDGFPGRPDDDDDIGPNANETYDPGTGRVYTELGTPGSDDEIVGPSDPALYYLLTNPIFDPSDPSTVTAGSHYECLGSRGAFVDLLYPFLPGGVLRERTAEAGYSIPFPAAVTTRDVPVSNRFATYLTSEFTQVSPHGAGSEVLESMRSSGKLVCASGLAVDETGAPNRIFAGTPLFFQPTFDTWTTSYESDGFDQTDTSDGSLVGELVGTCWNLNQRVVPFALPIEFEPRTPASPIGVQIDTGRFDRDVEETTPPMQLDLEAISITIRVDDPNNDEMTEFTIVEQLQ is encoded by the coding sequence ATGAATCTTTCAAAGTTAAACTTTGCGAAACGACGACGGGGCTTCACCTTGGTGGAGTTGTTGATCGCGATGACCATCACGCTGCTGCTGATGGCAGCGTTGGCCAAGTCGTTTGGTGCGATTGGTAAATCAATCAAGAAGGGCCGTTCGCAAATCACACTCAGTAGCCAAGCAAGAACGATCGGTTTTCAGTTGCGGTCTGACCTCCGAACACTTTCGGTGAGCGCGTCACCGCCAGTGGTCGCCAGCGACGATGGCGGGTACTTCATGTACTACGAGGGTCCGCTGACCGAGCATTCGTTCGCGATGTACGGTGCCCAACCAACTCGCACGAACCCCGATGATGGCACTGTTGTTGGCGAAGGCGATACAGCGACGCCACCGTTCGAGGAGATTAACAGCCCCACGTATCGACGATTTTCCAAGTACGGTGATTTCGACGATTACTTGGCTTTCACGGCCGAAGCTCCGTCTGGTCAGTGGTTTTCCGGCAAGGTGCCTGCTTACTTGGTTGACGACACAGCGACCGATCCGATGGAACCCCGAGTGATTCGTTCTAAGTTTGCAGAGATCATCATCTGGGCGTCGCCGAAATGGCAAGTCGATCCAGCGACCAACGATATCATCTATGCACCCGCTTCCATTGCACCTGGTTCTGCCGGCTTTGCGAAAGATTCCGGGATGCCATTGTACGTTGACGCAAATAATGACTTGGTGCCCGATGAAATTGTCTTACACCAACGCACTCTTCTGATCCGACCCGATCTGAACGTGCGCAGACGCGTGCCCGACATTAGTGGCAATGCTTTGTTCGCTCATGATGCAACGGTGCTCCGCCCGATGACTCCGCCGGCACCTACGTCACCACCGGCCGCTGACGTGGTTCCCTATGCGTTAGCGGGGATCTATCCGATCGGTGTCTCTAACAACACGTCCGGCACTGCGCCGCCCATCAGGTTTCCGAACTACGCACACCCAACCAGTGAAACCGACAATCGCTTTGTCTTCGAGAGCAATTGGTTGGTTGGAATGGCCCCGTTGCATCAGTTCTTTGACATTTCGCTGCGGCGTGTCGTTCATCCACGCACTGGCGAACCAACGCCGTACGTCGCCGCAAACTCGCTTGCCGATTTGACGGAACCTCAAAACCGGTTCGCGCATGTCCGATACCCGGGTCGTTACATGGGAACCAGTCGCGGCACGTTCGCATCTGGCGATCTAATGACATCCATGCCGCTTTTGGCCGTCGGTTGGAATGACGCGCTGTTGAATTGGAATTGGCAAGGAACAACCGACCCCCGCGCCACTACTGGCGGCGCGACGCCACCGCGTCCCGCGTGGTTCCCGACGGCTCATTCGAGTACGACGTCGCTGAACGTGCCGGCCAACCGTGGCATCGGACTGTTCAACGGATGGTTGCTGCCACACTTTGAACTGGGTGACCCGAATCCGACGGGGACAACCAACGGAGGTCATTGGCAACGTGGTTACATTCCCGCTGGCACTCCAATTGCCACCGACCCGCGTTGGGATCGCACTGGCGAAGATGTGATTGCAACCGGCATTTTGTCGTTCGACGTCAAGGGCTTTGACCCCAGCGCGCCTGTATTCATTACCAGCGGGCCAGATGGTTTTCCGGGGCGACCTGATGACGATGATGACATTGGCCCCAATGCGAACGAAACGTACGACCCAGGAACAGGGCGGGTTTATACTGAACTCGGCACACCAGGGAGTGATGATGAGATCGTTGGACCTTCGGATCCAGCGCTCTACTACTTGTTGACCAATCCAATTTTCGATCCGTCGGACCCATCCACGGTAACCGCAGGTTCCCACTATGAGTGCCTGGGTTCACGCGGTGCGTTCGTCGATCTGCTCTATCCGTTTCTGCCCGGTGGAGTGCTGCGTGAACGCACGGCTGAAGCTGGCTATTCGATCCCGTTTCCAGCCGCTGTTACGACACGAGATGTTCCTGTCTCAAACCGATTCGCAACCTACCTGACGTCCGAGTTCACGCAGGTCAGTCCTCATGGCGCTGGCTCTGAGGTATTGGAATCGATGCGTTCTAGTGGAAAACTTGTTTGTGCTTCCGGGTTGGCCGTTGACGAAACAGGTGCCCCGAACCGAATTTTTGCCGGAACACCGTTGTTCTTTCAACCGACGTTTGACACCTGGACGACCTCGTATGAGTCGGACGGGTTCGACCAAACGGACACCTCTGATGGTTCACTCGTTGGCGAGCTTGTGGGGACGTGTTGGAACCTCAATCAACGGGTCGTTCCTTTCGCGTTGCCAATTGAGTTTGAGCCTCGTACGCCGGCAAGTCCGATTGGCGTACAAATCGATACAGGCCGGTTTGATAGGGACGTCGAAGAAACGACACCGCCGATGCAGCTTGATCTTGAAGCAATAAGCATCACCATTCGTGTCGACGATCCAAATAACGACGAAATGACCGAGTTTACGATTGTGGAACAGTTGCAATAA